The Methanobacterium sp. Maddingley MBC34 sequence TTTTGGTAATATCCTTTATTTCCTGGGCGTATTTTTCATTATCTGACATTATTTTCCTCCCGGCCAAATCAGGGTATGATCTTACATTAACAGGTTTGGTATAGGGATAATATAATTTAGTATAGGGAACTATAAAATTGAGGCAATATAAATACTTTCCAAATCTTCCTCTCCATATATTCAAAGAATAGTAAAAAGAATTTTAAGGATTTTTTTATTTTATATTGTGGATTAGGTCTTTATTATGAACTAGGCAGGATTTCTGCGAAAAAACGTTTTTGTTTTCATTTCTTCCAGATTCTCAATCACCCTTTTCAGATCGGTTGCTGGAATGCTGACCATTATTTCTTCGGCTTTCAGTTCCATGTTGTTCCTGGAACCGACATCTCCGAATCCATAAGTGACTTTACCAGTTAAATAGGGTACAGCAGCCATGGAACTACATATTGGGCCGGAATCTGCTCCTAGGCCATGTGATCCTGAGTCATAGGCATTGGCATGTAACAGTTCCATTCCCTGTTGGGCATTACTCACAATGAATATCACATCTGGCTCAAACTCTGCTTTAGATAATGGTGCAAAAATTATTGCGTTGAAAATCCCGGGACTAATTGCCATGTTATTTTTCCAGGAGCGCTGCACTGCAGGGATGCTTTTATAAACTCCTGCGGGGACCAAGAATGAACCGCTTTGCATGTTTTTTGGGAACTCCCGGGGGTCTTTCATTCCAGTGTATCTTAAGCCGCCCATACACTCTTCTTCATCAGCAGTGGAATAAAAAATCTCTCCATTCATAGCCTTGTCCAGTTTAGTGCAGAATCTTGATTTTCCTTCTTCTTTGGGAATATTTCTAGGTTCTCGGGAAACCCACTTCATGGCCACAGGTTCCCTCTCCAGTTTAAGAATGGTTTTTAGTTTTCGACCCAGTTCATGGTATTCCATAATGAATCCCCCTTTATTTTTTTGGAAAATAAAAAAAACATTTAACCTTATCTTTAGATTTGGGTGAGTTCTGTATAATTAAATTATGGGATATAAAGGAGATTTCAAATGTTTAGATTTATGGGGAATAATGGTAGATTATGAAAATAGTATTTACATGTTATGTAAGAATAATCCATTAAATCTAAAATAACTCATTAAAAAAGTATTATAAAATAAAAAAGAGGTTAAAAAAGGGTGTTAACCCTTATTTACCTGGATTCATAGCAGCTTCGATCTGAGCGAAGATCTGGCTGGTTTTGAAGTGCTGCT is a genomic window containing:
- a CDS encoding hypothetical protein (PFAM: Uncharacterised ArCR, COG2043); translated protein: MEYHELGRKLKTILKLEREPVAMKWVSREPRNIPKEEGKSRFCTKLDKAMNGEIFYSTADEEECMGGLRYTGMKDPREFPKNMQSGSFLVPAGVYKSIPAVQRSWKNNMAISPGIFNAIIFAPLSKAEFEPDVIFIVSNAQQGMELLHANAYDSGSHGLGADSGPICSSMAAVPYLTGKVTYGFGDVGSRNNMELKAEEIMVSIPATDLKRVIENLEEMKTKTFFRRNPA